A genomic segment from Streptomyces sp. NBC_00459 encodes:
- a CDS encoding FMN reductase, which yields MKLVVVSAGLSVPSSTRLLADRLAAAVDRKAGPAVDIQVVELRELAVDIAHNLTNGFPGRKLADALDAVTRADGLIVVTPVFSASYSGLFKSFFDVLEKDALAGKPVLVAATGGSARHSLVLEHAMRPLFAYLRAVVVPTAVYAASEDWGAEGLAERIERAAGELTALVSGLSGLSAQRPPVPKPLAGGFEVVPFEQQLNALRS from the coding sequence ATGAAGCTCGTCGTCGTCTCGGCGGGGCTGAGCGTTCCGTCGTCCACCCGGCTGCTGGCCGACCGGCTGGCCGCCGCGGTGGACCGGAAGGCAGGTCCGGCCGTCGACATCCAGGTCGTGGAACTGCGCGAGCTGGCCGTGGACATCGCGCACAACCTCACCAACGGCTTCCCGGGACGGAAGCTGGCGGACGCGCTCGACGCGGTGACGCGCGCGGACGGGCTGATCGTGGTCACACCGGTGTTCTCGGCCTCGTACAGCGGCCTGTTCAAGTCGTTCTTCGATGTGCTGGAGAAGGACGCGCTGGCGGGGAAGCCGGTGCTGGTCGCCGCGACCGGCGGGTCGGCCCGGCATTCGCTGGTGCTGGAGCACGCGATGCGGCCGTTGTTCGCGTATCTGAGGGCCGTGGTGGTGCCCACGGCCGTGTACGCGGCGTCGGAGGACTGGGGCGCGGAGGGGCTCGCGGAGCGGATCGAGCGGGCGGCGGGGGAGCTGACGGCTCTGGTGTCGGGGCTGTCAGGGCTGTCGGCACAGCGGCCCCCGGTGCCGAAGCCCTTGGCGGGTGGGTTCGAGGTAGTCCCGTTCGAGCAGCAGCTGAACGCGCTCCGGAGTTGA
- a CDS encoding response regulator transcription factor, which yields MLLAEDDRAIRHALERALTLEGYRVTAVADGVEALAQAHRTPPDVLVLDVMMPGIDGLQVCRVLRAEGDRTPILMLTALVETADRIAGLDAGADDYVVKPFDVEEVFARLRALLRRTGAGEQRPPKGVAPLGVPASPVLREPAVPERQLAAAGLRMDLQARRVWRGTRELELTRTEFELLELLVRNAGIVLDHSTIYDRIWGYDFGPGSKNLAVYVGYLRRKLDEPGAPQLIHTVRGVGYVLRED from the coding sequence GTGCTGCTCGCTGAGGACGACCGTGCCATCCGCCATGCCCTGGAGCGGGCCCTGACCCTGGAGGGCTACCGGGTCACCGCGGTCGCCGACGGCGTCGAGGCGCTCGCCCAGGCGCATCGCACCCCGCCGGACGTACTCGTCCTGGATGTGATGATGCCCGGCATCGACGGGCTCCAGGTGTGCCGGGTGCTGCGCGCCGAGGGGGACCGTACGCCGATCCTGATGCTCACCGCGCTCGTGGAGACCGCCGACCGGATCGCGGGCCTGGACGCGGGCGCCGACGACTACGTCGTCAAGCCGTTCGACGTCGAGGAGGTCTTCGCCCGGCTCCGTGCGCTGTTGCGGCGCACCGGCGCCGGCGAGCAGCGCCCTCCCAAGGGCGTCGCCCCCCTCGGAGTGCCCGCCTCCCCCGTGCTGAGGGAACCCGCTGTTCCCGAGCGGCAGCTCGCCGCGGCCGGGCTGCGGATGGATCTCCAGGCACGGCGGGTGTGGCGCGGGACGCGGGAGCTGGAGCTGACCCGGACCGAGTTCGAGCTGCTGGAACTGCTGGTGCGCAACGCCGGGATCGTCCTCGACCACTCGACGATCTACGACCGTATCTGGGGCTACGACTTCGGTCCGGGCTCGAAGAACCTCGCCGTGTACGTCGGTTATCTGCGCCGCAAGCTCGACGAGCCGGGCGCGCCGCAACTGATCCACACGGTGCGAGGCGTGGGTTACGTCCTCCGGGAGGACTGA
- a CDS encoding sensor histidine kinase, with the protein MTLRRAGLASLRTTFAVSFAAVAAGVTVLVGFLSYDAAARLVRVDQQSAFAEVVQDLQDEVRHNTMTPQDFSSSEPGHDIVRPSRTDVQVLGPAGEVIDSGSPALPVTAEDRRIAASPVAGLAVQHKDVAVGQDVYRVATVSLGGERNVGRGAVQVAQEFSDTEDLLRELQQRTILMMAAVVVAAGLFGWWLARRITHRLRILASAAEDVARTRRLGIQVPVTGSDEVGRLGRSFDRMLGRLAQSEEDQRRLVQDAGHELRTPLTSLRTNISLLRRIDELPPATREDLVDDLALEARELTDLVNELVDLAAGQSDAEPKQRIDLADIADEVAVVARRRTGREVVVRVSGETAADARPAALQRAISNLVENAAKFDRGGTTPIEIAVTGPERARTGGRQSAIRVEVLDRGPGVAEGDLMRLFDRFYRAADARSLPGSGLGLSIVREVAIAHGGAPFANRRDGGGAVIGFTVGGEG; encoded by the coding sequence GTGACCCTGCGGAGGGCGGGACTGGCCTCCTTGCGGACCACCTTCGCCGTGTCGTTCGCCGCGGTCGCCGCCGGGGTGACGGTGCTGGTCGGGTTCCTGTCGTACGACGCCGCCGCGCGGCTGGTCCGGGTGGACCAGCAGTCCGCCTTCGCCGAGGTCGTGCAGGACCTCCAGGACGAGGTGCGGCACAACACGATGACGCCGCAGGACTTCTCGTCGTCCGAGCCGGGGCACGACATCGTCCGGCCCAGCCGTACCGATGTGCAGGTGCTCGGGCCGGCCGGTGAGGTGATCGACAGCGGCAGTCCGGCGCTGCCCGTCACCGCCGAGGACCGCCGGATCGCCGCCTCCCCGGTCGCCGGACTGGCCGTGCAGCACAAGGACGTCGCCGTCGGCCAGGACGTCTATCGCGTCGCGACCGTCTCGTTGGGCGGCGAGCGGAACGTGGGGCGGGGCGCGGTGCAGGTCGCCCAGGAGTTCAGCGACACGGAGGACCTGCTGCGGGAGCTCCAGCAGCGGACGATCCTGATGATGGCCGCGGTCGTCGTCGCGGCCGGGTTGTTCGGGTGGTGGCTGGCCCGGCGGATCACGCACCGGCTGCGCATCCTCGCCTCCGCCGCCGAGGACGTCGCCCGCACCCGCCGGCTCGGCATCCAGGTGCCGGTGACCGGGTCCGACGAGGTGGGCCGCCTGGGCCGGTCCTTCGACCGCATGCTGGGCCGGCTCGCCCAGTCGGAGGAGGACCAGCGCCGACTGGTCCAGGACGCGGGGCACGAGCTGCGCACCCCGCTCACCTCCCTCCGTACGAACATCTCGCTGTTGCGCCGCATCGACGAGCTGCCGCCCGCGACCCGGGAGGACCTGGTCGACGACCTGGCCCTCGAAGCGCGTGAACTCACCGATCTGGTCAACGAGTTGGTGGATCTGGCGGCCGGTCAGTCGGACGCCGAGCCCAAGCAGCGGATCGACCTCGCCGACATCGCGGACGAGGTCGCGGTGGTGGCCCGGCGGCGCACCGGGCGGGAGGTCGTCGTCCGGGTGAGCGGTGAGACGGCCGCCGACGCCCGCCCCGCCGCGCTCCAGCGCGCGATCTCCAACCTCGTCGAGAACGCGGCGAAGTTCGACCGGGGCGGCACGACGCCGATCGAGATCGCGGTCACCGGGCCGGAACGGGCACGGACCGGCGGACGGCAGAGCGCGATCCGGGTCGAGGTGCTCGACCGCGGGCCCGGAGTCGCCGAGGGCGATCTCATGCGCCTGTTCGACCGGTTCTACCGTGCCGCCGACGCCCGTAGCCTCCCGGGTTCGGGCCTCGGGTTGTCGATCGTGCGCGAGGTGGCGATCGCGCACGGCGGGGCGCCCTTCGCGAACCGGCGGGACGGGGGCGGGGCGGTCATCGGGTTCACGGTGGGCGGGGAAGGGTGA